From Echeneis naucrates chromosome 7, fEcheNa1.1, whole genome shotgun sequence, one genomic window encodes:
- the e2f1 gene encoding transcription factor E2F1, whose product MSETLITGQTSEDLLADFETLLNSGSIELGQDHQIVIITSPSNEGLHPPVAPTSTGEILLFATPQGPADVGVQDKRRPALGRPPVKRKLDLDSDHQYVSTARPSLGQAPPSTPAPPRVPRTSTEKSRYDTSLNLTTKRFLSLLSQSVDGVVDLNWASQVLDVQKRRIYDITNVLEGIQLISKKSKNNIQWLGNRIDAALVSRHRELQREVCDLTEAEEQLDELISKCNVQLHLLTEDPQNKKLGYVRCQDLRKSFDSPDQLVMVIRAPPETQMQVSEPSEGYQVSLKSTRGPIDVFLCPDDSSGVCSPVIGGSPSKPNADPSLALPPPSPSTKPTDQSQDRTPTACPEVRAASPALTLNSVTAALPQEPASLVLTEALLGGDPFPSLGEMPEFDLLALSSLDFLNGEGLPLPLDGFINLSPPHSHNYHFGLEDHEGISELFDCDFGDLSQVLGNS is encoded by the exons ATGTCGGAGACTCTGATCACAGGGCAAACCTCGGAGGATCTGCTGGCAGACTTTGAGACCCTTCTGAACTCTGGCAGCATTGAGCTGGGCCAAGACCACCAGATAGTCATCATCACCAGCCCCAGCAATGAGGGATTGCACCCGCCCGTAGCACCCACCAGCACAGGGGAGATCCTGCTGTTTGCCACGCCTCAGGGCCCTGCCGATGTGGGTGTCCAAGACAAGAGAAGACCCGCTCTGGGCAGACCTCCG gTGAAGAGAAAGTTGGACCTGGATAGTGACCATCAGTATGTCAGCACAGCCCGACCATCCCTGGGCCAAGCTCCACCCTCCACACCTGCCCCCCCAAGAG TTCCCAGAACCAGCACAGAGAAGTCCCGCTATGACACGTCCTTGAACCTGACCACCAAGCGCTTTCTCAGCCTGCTGTCCCAGTCAGTTGATGGTGTGGTGGACCTGAACTGGGCCTCACAGGTTCTGGATGTTCAGAAGAGGCGCATCTATGACATAACTAACGTCCTTGAGGGAATCCAGCTCATCTCGAAGAAGTCGAAGAACAACATCCAGTGGCT TGGGAATCGAATTGATGCAGCCTTGGTTTCACGCCACAGAGAGTTGCAGAGGGAGGTCTGTGACCtcacagaggctgaggagcagctggatGAGCTCATTTCCAAATGTAATgtgcagctccacctcctcacaGAGGATCCACAGAacaaaaa ACTGGGCTATGTGCGCTGCCAGGACCTCAGGAAGTCATTTGATTCCCCAGACCAGCTTGTCATGGTGATCCGAGCGCCACCTGAGACCCAGATGCAAGTGTCTGAGCCCAGTGAG GGCTACCAAGTGTCCCTGAAGAGCACACGGGGACCAATCGACGTATTCCTCTGTCCTGATGACAGCTCAGGCGTCTGTAGCCCCGTGATAGGTGGTAGTCCCTCCAAACCAAATGCTGACCCCTCTTTGGCCCTGCCCCCTCCGTCACCCTCCACAAAACCCACTGACCAATCACAAGACAGAACCCCCACAGCTTGCCCGGAGGTGAGAGCAGCCTCCCCAGCACTGACACTGAACTCAGTGACGGCAGCGTTGCCACAGGAACCCGCCTCCCTGGTTTTAACAG AGGCGCTCCTGGGAGGCGACCCGTTCCCCAGCCTTGGGGAAATGCCAGAATTTGATCTCTTAGCCCTCTCCTCCTTAGACTTCCTGAATGGAGAAGGTCTCCCTCTCCCATTGGATGGTTTCATCAACCTTTCCCCCCCCCACAGTCACAACTACCACTTTGGACTGGAGGACCACGAGGGAATCAGTGAACTGTTTGACTGTGACTTTGGTGACCTGTCGCAGGTTCTGGGCAACAGTTAG
- the znf341 gene encoding zinc finger protein 341: protein MAQAIFEVLEGMDNQTVLAVQSLLDGQGGVPDPNNQNVSGTSTIQSMDDEDVFLCGKCKKQFNSLPAFMTHKREQCQSSTPSLSTVSLASTNVYTPNPSLSSGPQTPANRQVSTYITVPPSPLTHTFVQGNVLVSDDVLMSAISAFTSIDQPMAAMQTPIQSNLSMHTAGVSYLQHHHHLHHHHHHHQQQQQQQQQQQQQQQPHSTHHLPSSQPPHHPLPASQTTQQPLSSQVPASHSSSVVQVYSTMPHMAGVNGASAEIHTLGLQPFHPVQVPSQCVESQSFTTLPVYSPGKQGTKTKTTTLTELGDFEKVIIPKRPRGNKKSPDGAAEQLRGKGPKLKCNFCDKIFSKNFDLQQHIRSHTGEKPFQCIVCGRAFAQKSNVKKHMQTHKVWPMGVASTVSRLPVTVKVVPVSSNVEEGGGEQQAGQEEEEFEQSGRTAEQEGAQTDVSGDLEEGATEARANPQSSQQGGAVQNKPTQNQQCQTQTRQIVVIDSSYQCQFCASKFKTYFQLKSHMTQHKGEQVYKCVLKTCSQTFHKLEQFLEHIRSHQEQLTYRCHLCSKVFPSLFELGVHQYSHCFCPQQSTRKETTIYRCAKCQSRYSTQDALEHHLLTASHNFPCPHCQKVFPSERYFRRHLPTHGAGGRFKCHVCKKAFKTEHYLKLHTRIHSGEKPYKCALCEATFNRKDKVKRHMLIHEPFKKYKCPFRTHVGCTKEFNRPDKLKAHILSHSGIKPYKCLFCQKAFSRRAHMLEHQQSHTDNYRFRCSTCNKGFTRHSYYRDHKCPTGGIGAVTPETNGNHITPVPIRKEKDAEDDERTNSLTRESKSPGSERVGGRERSNGSQEQEGRHKDEGEQSMDEGCQAALSLSAMEGQTGRGQDAVERMEQDQQELEQIHNLTK, encoded by the exons ATGGCGCAGGCGATATTTGAAGTACTTGAAG gtATGGATAACCAGACAGTGTTGGCAgtccagtctctgctggatggcCAAGGAGGGGTTCCTGACCCAAACAACCAGAATGTTTCAGGCACATCCACTATCCAGTCTATGG ACGATGAGgatgtctttctgtgtgggAAGTGTAAAAAACAGTTCAACTCCCTGCCGGCCTTCATGACACACAAGAGGGAGCAGTGCCAGTCCAGCACCCCCTCTCTGTCCACAGTGTCCCTGGCGTCCACCAATGTATACACACCCAACCCATCCCTCAGCTCTGGACCTCAGACTCCTGCCAACAGACAG GTATCCACCTACATCACCGTGCCTCCCTCCCCTCTGACACACACTTTTGTCCAAGGCAACGTGCTGGTGAGTGACGACGTCCTCATGTCAGCCATCTCAGCTTTCACCTCCATTGACCAGCCCATGGCCGCCATGCAGACGCCCATACAG agtaACCTGAGCATGCACACGGCCGGCGTGTCTTACCTTCAGCACCATCACCAcctacatcatcatcatcatcatcatcagcagcagcagcagcagcagcagcagcagcagcagcaacagcaaccacaTTCCACCCATCACCTACCTTCTAGCCAGCCCCCCCATCACCCTCTGCCTGCCAGCCAGACCACCCAACAGCCACTCTCCTCGCAAGTCCCTGCGAGTCACAGCAGCTCGGTGGTGCAGGTTTACAGCACCATGCCTCACATGGCTGGGGTGAATGGGGCAAGTGCAGAGATCCACACCCTGGGTCTGCAGCCCTTCCATCCTGTTCAA GTGCCCAGTCAGTGTGTGGAGAGCCAGTCATTCACGACCCTCCCTGTCTACAGTCCCGGGAAACAGGGCACCAAGACCAAGACCACCACCCTGACAGAGCTGGGAGACTTTGAGAAGGTCATCATTCCCAAACGCCCTAGGGGCAACAAGAAGAGCCCTGACGGAGCAGCAG AACAGCTCAGAGGAAAAGGTCCAAAGCTCAAATGTAACTTCTGTGACAAAATATTCTCCAAAAACTTTGACCTCCAGCAGCACATCCGAAG CCACACGGGAGAAAAACCCTTCCAGTGCATCGTTTGTGGCCGAGCCTTCGCACAAAAGTCCAACGTGAAGaagcacatgcagacacacaag GTTTGGCCGATGGGTGTGGCCAGCACTGTGTCACGATTACCAGTCACAGTAAAGGTGGTCCCAGTATCATCCaatgtggaggagggagggggtgagcAGCAGgcggggcaggaggaggaggagtttgaGCAGAGTGGTCGAACAGCTGAACAGGAAGGAGCTCAGACAG ACGTGTCAGGGGATCTTGAGGAGGGGGCCACCGAGGCCCGGGCCAATCCGCAGAGCAGCCAGCAGGGGGGGGCAGTGCAGAACAAACCCACTCAGAACCAACAGTGCCAGACTCAGACAAGACAGATAGTGGTCATCGACAGCTCCTACCAGTGCCAGTTTTGTGCCAGCAAGTTCAAGACGTACTTTCAGTTGAAGTCCCACATGACCCAGCACAAAGGGGAGCAG GTCTACAAATGTGTGCTGAAGACCTGCTCCCAGACCTTCCACAAGTTGGAGCAGTTTCTGGAGCACATCCGGTCTCACCAGGAGCAGCTGACCTACCGCTGCCACCTTTGCAGCAAAGTGTTCCCCTCCCTTTTTGAACTGGGGGTCCACCAGTACTCCCACTGCTTCTGCCCACAGCAGAGCACACGCAAGGAGACCACCATCTACAG gtGTGCCAAGTGTCAGAGCAGATATTCCACCCAGGATGCCCTTGAGCACCATCTGCTCACAGCGTCACACAACTTCCCCTGTCCACACTGCCAGAAG GTCTTCCCCAGTGAGAGATACTTCAGACGCCACCTGCCCACTCATGGCGCTGGAGGACGGTTCAAGTGCCACGTCTGTAAAAAGGCATTCAAGACAGAGCACTACCTCAAACTACACACACGCATCCACTCAG GTGAAAAACCATACAAATGTGCCCTGTGTGAGGCGACTTTCAACAGGAAGGACAAGGTCAAGCGACATATGTTGATCCATGAACCTTTCAAGAAATACAAGTGTCCCTTCAG AACGCATGTAGGCTGCACCAAAGAGTTCAACAGACCAGACAAACTCAAAGCTCACATCTTGTCCCATTCTG GCATAAAACCCTACAAgtgtctgttttgtcagaaGGCATTCAGCCGCCGAGCTCACATGCTGGAGCATCAGCAGTCCCACACAGACAACTACCGCTTCAGATGCTCAACCTGTAACAAGGGCTTCACCAGGCACAGCTACTACCGAGATCACAAGTGTCCTACAGGGGGCATTGGTGCAGTCACCCCAGAGACCAATGGCAACCACATCACACCAGTCCCCATCAGAAAGGAGAAGGATGCAGAGGATGATGAGAGAACAAATAGTTTAACCAGAGAATCCAAAAGTCCAGGATCAGAGAGAGTTGGTGGAAGGGAAAGGTCAAACGGCAGCCAGGAGCAGGAGGGTAGACACAAAGATGAGGGAGAACAGAGTATGGACGAGGGCTGTCAAGCTGCACTGTCTCTCAGTGCCATGGAGGGACAAACAGGACGTGGCCAGGATGCGGTTGAAAGGATGGAACAGGATCAACAGGAACTGGAGCAGATTCATAACCTGACCAAGTGA